A window of Juglans regia cultivar Chandler unplaced genomic scaffold, Walnut 2.0 Scaffold_777, whole genome shotgun sequence contains these coding sequences:
- the LOC118346363 gene encoding putative disease resistance protein RGA4: MADLASSLASSLLKKLGSLVYQELYLAWGVQSDLHKLESTISILKIVLLDAEDKQANNPMLSIWLGRLKNMLYVAEDVVDELEYEALRKQAITTYGSAMAKVCHFFCSFMALSSRLKLAHKIKDIRERLDEINADKVQFNLTERHEEVHVNPLWREKTHSFIDPSTVFGRDGDKEEIKKSLMHPNPTRNLNIIAIVGLGGMGKTTLAKVVYNDESVVKHFQLRMWVCVPENFNVTRLVKDILKSAGGRVDKNSSNEDTLQTSLRELLKDKRFLLVLDDVWNENRNKWTELRDLLNGGSHGSVIVVTTRSHRVSSVLDPVYTHSVEGLSKEESLSLFVKCAFKEGEDKLYPNLLPIADEIVKKCKGVPLALKSLGGLLYSKVDESEWELVRGNEIWELEENEGGILPALQLSYNQMPIHLKRCFAYCVNFPKDYDFSNILLIEQWVAHGLIIQMSPNKKQELEDIGELYIKELMSICFFHLDLQENLFGMYSFKMHDLVHDLVLSIGHEEWSEIDSNNKDMASTVRHLSISSSSQQVSKFSNKLTNVRSIMYRNEPHVSSVEACISRFKSLRLLTIPYSDFENLPSSIGTQKHLRYLGLSLNQSIKKLPNSICKLHNLQTLLLDGCRDLERLPKDMRNMINLRFLTISTKDTCLFVNGVCCFNSLQILWVVECPRLECLLPQMDRCLTNLRMLVFVECESLTSLPPIIKHLKALESLYICDCEEIDLTGGGGDAQDLNLRLQILYITNLPKLEILPEWLLGSANTLKHLHIEQCENLKALPEWLPTLKSLQTLEIIECNELSSLPEGIRHMKTLRKLVIIPEL; encoded by the coding sequence ATGGCTGATCTTGCCTCTAGCCTCGCCAGTAGTCTCTTGAAGAAATTAGGCTCTTTGGTTTATCAAGAGCTCTACTTGGCATGGGGTGTCCAGAGCGACCTGCATAAACTTGAGAGCACGATTTCTATCCTTAagatcgtgctcttggatgctgAAGACAAGCAAGCAAACAACCCCATGCTGAGCATCTGGCTTGGACggcttaaaaatatgttatatgtcGCAGAGGATGTGGTAGATGAACTTGAGTACGAAGCTTTAAGGAAGCAAGCGATTACGACATATGGAAGCGCTATGGCAAAGGTATGCCATTTCTTTTGTTCATTCATGGCACTTTCATCCCGTTTAAAACTGGCTCACAAAATCAAGGACATTAGAGAGAGGTTAGATGAGATTAATGCTGATAAGGTTCAGTTTAATCTCACTGAGCGGCATGAAGAGGTGCATGTCAATCCCCTGTGGAGGGAGAAGACCCATTCCTTTATTGATCCTTCAACAGTATTCGGTAGGGATGGtgacaaagaagaaataaaaaagagtttgatgCACCCAAATCCCACTagaaatcttaatataattgcCATAGTTGGATTAGGAGGTATGGGAAAGACCACACTTGCCAAGGTTGTTTACAATGACGAATCCGTAGTTAAACATTTTCAGTTGAGAATGTGGGTTTGTGTACCTGAGAATTTTAATGTTACAAGATTGGTGAAAGACATCCTTAAATCTGCTGGTGGTAGAGTTGATAAGAATTCAAGTAATGAAGATACATTGCAGACTAGTTTGAGAGAACTTTTAAAGGATAAAAGGTTTCTACTAGTTTTAGATGATGTCTggaatgaaaatagaaataaatggaCTGAACTGAGAGATTTGCTTAATGGAGGGTCGCATGGAAGTGTCATTGTTGTAACGACACGTAGTCACAGGGTTTCTTCCGTTTTAGACCCTGTTTATACACATTCTGTAGAAGGTCtatcaaaagaagaaagtttGTCTTTGTTTGTGAAATGTGCATTCAAGGAAGGAGAAGACAAACTATATCCAAATCTCTTGCCAATTGCAGATGAAATAGTGAAAAAGTGTAAAGGGGTTCCACTGGCCCTGAAGAGTTTAGGTGGTCTACTTTATTCGAAAGTCGATGAAAGCGAGTGGGAATTGGTGAGAGGTAACGAGATTTGGgaattggaagaaaatgagggaggCATCTTACCTGCATTGCAATTGAGCTATAATCAAATGCCAATTCATTTGAAGCGATGCTTTGCTTATTGCGTTAATTTTCCAAAGGATTATGATTTCAGTAATATCCTTTTAATTGAACAATGGGTGGCACATGGATTAATCATCCAAATGTCTCCTAACAAAAAACAAGAGTTGGAAGATATTGGAGAATTGTACATTAAAGAGTTAATGTCGATATGTTTTTTCCATTTAGatcttcaagaaaatctttttggcATGTATTCCTTCAAAATGCATGATCTCGTCCATGATCTTGTACTCTCTATTGGCCATGAAGAGTGGTCGGAAATAGACTCTAACAATAAAGACATGGCCTCGACAGTCCGTCATTTGTCAATTTCATCTAGTAGCCAACAAGTTTCAAAGTTCTCAAACAAGTTAACTAATGTGAGGAGCATCATGTACCGAAACGAACCACACGTGTCCTCAGTTGAAGCATGCATCTCAAGATTCAAGTCTTTACGTCTGTTAACTATACCTTATtcagattttgagaatttgccAAGTTCCATTGGTACTCAAAAGCATTTGAGATATCTCGGCCTATCTCTTAATCAGTCAATCAAGAAGCTTCCTAATTCCATTTGCAAGTTACACAATTTGCAAACCTTGTTACTTGATGGATGTAGAGACCTTGAACGACTGCCCAAAGATATGAGGAACATGATCAACCTTAGGTTTCTTACGATTTCAACAAAAGATACATGCTTGTTCGTGAATGGAGTATGTTGCTTTAATTCTCTTCAGATTTTATGGGTGGTGGAGTGTCCAAGACTCGAATGCTTGCTTCCACAGATGGACAGGTGCCTCACCAACCTTCGTATGTTGGTTTTTGTGGAATGTGAAAGTTTGACCTCTTTGCCACCTATTATCAAGCACCTAAAAGCCTTAGAGTCATTGTACATTTGTGATTGTGAAGAGATAGATTTGacgggaggaggaggagatgcacAGGACCTCAATTTGAGACTCCAAATCTTGTATATAACAAATTTACCAAAGTTGGAGATTTTACCCGAATGGCTCCTAGGATCTGCAAACACTTTAAAGCACCTACATATCGAGCAGTGTGAAAATCTGAAGGCGTTGCCAGAGTGGTTACCAACTCTGAAATCACTTCAGACATTGGAGATCATTGAATGCAATGAGCTATCATCTCTACCGGAGGGGATTCGTCATAtgaaaacattaagaaaactGGTGATCATTCCTGAGCTCTAA